DNA sequence from the Chitinophagales bacterium genome:
ATTACGGTCCTATTGTGATTCCAAAAAAAGGAACCTCTGTAAACTTAACCAAAGAGAATATTTCTATGTATGAGCGCATAATTCAAATTTATGAAAAAAATAAATTTGAGGTCAGACCTGATGGTTTTTATATTAATGATAAGCTAGCCAATACCTATACCTTCCAAATGGATTATTATTTTATGATGGGAGACAATCGTCATAATTCTCAGGATTCAAGGTCTTGGGGATTTGTACCAGAAGATCATATCGTAGGTAAACCATTTGTTATCTTTTTTAGCTGGGATGGTATCAATAAAAGGGTAAGATGGGATAGGTTATTAAATTTGGTTACTAAACATTATACACCGGGAAAATAATATTTTAAAAATAATATCAACTAATGGCACTAATCTTAGTTATAGACGACGAAAAAAGCATCAGAAATTCACTAAAAGAAATTTTGGAATTTGAGGGCTATGAGGTTCATACAGCCGAAAATGGTCTAGAAGGACTTAATTTGATAAAAGATGACGACTATGACCTTGTGATCTGTGATATCAAAATGCCTAAAATGGATGGTAAGGAATTATTATCTAAGGTACAATCCCTTGAGACTCCGCCTAAGTTTATCATGATATCAGGACATGGTAATGTAGATACAGCTATTGAATCCGTAAAAATGGGAGCTTTTGATTATATCCCGAAACCTCCTGATATGAATAAACTTCTTATCACAGTAAAAAACGCCCTTGAAAATAGAGTGTTAAAAGAAGAGACTAAAATTCTAAAGAAAAGAATAGAATTGTCCAAAGAGATTACAGGGGAGAGTTCTACAATAAAGAAAATAAAAGCTACTATCGAAAAGGTTGCCCCTACAGATGCTAGAGTGTTAATTACAGGAGAGAATGGAACTGGTAAAGAACTAGTAGCTAGATGGATACATGAGAAGAGTCATAGAGCTAAAGGTCCGTTTATCGAGGTGAATTGTGCAGCTATTCCTAATGAGCTAATTGAGAGTGAGCTTTTTGGTCATGAAAAAGGTTCGTTTACTTCAGCCATCAATCAGCGAAAAGGTAAATTTGAGTTGGCTCATGGTGGCACTTTATTTCTAGACGAAATTGGCGACATGGATTTGGCTGCTCAATCTAAGGTTTTACGAGCGTTACAAGAAGCAAAGATAACTAGAATAGGAGGAGATAAAGACATCAACGTAGATGTGAGAGTCATAGCAGCTACCAATAAAAAATTGGACCATGAGATTACGATGGGTAATTTCAGAATGGACTTATATCATAGATTGAGCGTGATACTCATTCATGTACCCACTTTAAATGAGCGTAAAGAAGATATCCCAACCTTGGCAAATCAATTTTGCGAAGAAATTTGCTCAAATCAAGGAATTCCTGTCAAGCAGATAACACCTTACGCTTTGAAAATGCTTCAAGATTATGAATGGACAGGAAATATACGTGAGTTGCGAAACGTCATAGAAAGATTGGTAATTTTAGGTGGTGCGAAGATTTCAGATGAAGATGTTCAAAATTATGCATACAAAGGCATTCAACTTTCTAGTAATATGAATACCGAAGTATTTGATCAATATCCTAAGTTTCAAGATTTTAAAGAGCATATTGAAAAGCAGTTTATCGAGTATAAGTTAAATCAATTCAACTGGAATGTCAGTAAAACTGCTGATGAAATCGATATACAGCGTTCACATTTGTATAACAAGATTGAAAAGTTTAATTTGAAAAGAGGAGATAACTCCTAATTTGGCTTTTCGTCTATACATAGAAATGTTCATAGACAAACTTCTTTTTAGAGTATTTTCCTATTTAGTTTACTATTGGAGAGCTCAGTCTAATTTATACATTCATTCACCTTTTGTTTTTGATTTTTTAAATCAAGTAAATGCTAACAGACATTTACCAATATTAGAAATGAATAATTATAGGGCTATTCTGGCTCAAGATAGTTCGGATTTCTCTTATATCACCAATGACAGAACCATAACTACAACCACTGCGAATCGATATCATAGAACATCGATTAGTGATCGATATGGTAGAATATTAATGACAGCTGCAAAGCAAGTAAAGGCGAATAATTTTCTTGAACTAGGTACTTCACTTGGGGTGAGTACTGCATATCTATTTTTTAGTCTTCCTACGATTCACGGCATTACCATAGATTCCAATACGCATGCAATAAAAAAAACTAAGGCATTTTTTGATACTCAATTTTCTAACCATAACATAAAGTTTATAAATGAAACATTTGATGCTGTGTTGACACCTAAATTGAAAGAAATTCAAAACTTAGATTTTGCCTTTATCGATGGGGATCACCGATACGAAAGCACTTTACGATATGTGAAAACTATACTTCCCTATTTAAGTGAAAATGCAGCCATAGTCCTAGACGACATTCGCTGGAGCAAAGATATGTACAAGACTTGGTCAGAGCTAATTGAACTGCCTGAGTTTAACTATACTATTGATTTTGGTCGAATAGGCATTCTATATAAGATAAATAATCACAGTCATAAGCAACATTTTTACTTACATTAGTATCCATTTAATCTTCGTATGCTGACTAAAAACTTTTTCCAGTTTCTCAAAGAACTAGCAAAAAATAATAACAAAAATTGGTTTGACCTGAACCGTGCGCGATACGAGTCAGACGTAAAGAAGCCATTTGAAGAGTTTGTAATTATTCTAGGAAATGAGTTAAACAAATTTGATGCTGAAATTCAAGGTGATTTTAAGAAAAATATATTTAGAATTAATAAAGATATTCGATTTTCAAAAGATAAATCGCCTTATAAAACCAATCGTTCTGTAGCATTTTCATTGAATGGTAAAAAAGATCATGAAGATCCAGGTTATTATTTAGAACTAGGTGCAGAGAAGAGCTATATAGCTGGCGGCGCGTGGTGTCCTTCACCAGAGAAGTTACAAAAGATTCGTTCTGAAATTTATTATAACACAGAAGAGTTTCATAAAATATTAAAGGACAAAAAGTTTGCGACCACCTTTGGAGATATACAAGGGGAGCGCTCAAAAATTTTACCAAAAGATATCAAAGACTGGGCATCTGATTCAGATTATATTTATCATAAGCAGTTTTATTTCTCGAAAGAATTTGATAATAGAGAAGTTTTAGATAAGGATTTCACAAAAAAGGTAGCAACATGGTTTAGCCATGGCTATGATGTCAATCAATTTCTGCGAAGAGCGATGCGCGATTAAACTTTTCATAGAAAAAAAATGAATTGAAAAAGTTAGTAGATATCTATTTATATGGAAATTTTCATATAGCCCTTATAGCTGCTATCTGTTTTTATTTATACAATCAACGAACTCAGCAGGCAATTATTATTTTTCTTGCTACCTTTTCTTACTATAATCTTTGTGGAATTCTTAGTGTGAAAAACTATTCGAATACACTTCATAATGAAAGACTATTCTGGATATCTAAATTTCTTACGGAGCTAATTTTTATGATTTTCGCTTCTTCAACACTTGCTATATTTTTATGGATAAAGTTATATGAGTCGAATCAATATATCATAGACACAATACCTCTAATTCTAAGTCTTTTATTATCTGTTAGCTATTTATTCCTAAGGAGTATTCCACTTTTAAAGAATTTAATCATAGGAATTGTCTGGATTTTAGTCATGCATATTTGGGTTAATTGGGATTTTAGTCTTTTAGACTTGTTTTTGTTTATTTATTTAGTTTTTATTTCTTTATGGTATGATAGTACTAGAAATCAGGTCAAAAGAGCTTTTATTGACATTTTAATAATATTACCATTTTTAATTTATATCTTATTGGAAAGGTGGTATTTGCAAAATATGCCTAAGTAATCGGAAGATTACACTGAGTTAACTTTTCTTTTTTTTAATTACCCTATAGATACTAATGAATTAAATTTTGTATCATTGAAACTTTACAGTTAAATTATGTAGTTATATAAATAACCCCACCTAATATAACTATTATAAATTGCTAATAGATGAAGAACAATAAAATTGGTGTACTGACGAGCGGGGGAGACTCCCCGGGTATGAATGCAGCTATTCGAGCTGTATTTAAAACTTGTGCTGCATATGGTATAGCATGTTATGGTATTCGACGTGGCTACCAAGGTCTGATAGAAAACGATATCTTTGAGATGCAGGCACTTGATGTCAAACAAATTATTCACTTAGGTGGCACTATATTATTGTCAGCTAGAAGTAAGGATTTCCTTGACTATGAAGGAAGGGCAAAAGCCTACCAGAATCTCAAAAATCATAATATAGACGCTTTAATCACGATAGGTGGAGACGGGACCTTTACTGGAGCTATGATTTTTGAGAAAGAGTTTGGAATTCCAATCATAGGCATACCAGGAACAATTGACAATGATATATTCGGCACAGATAATACTATTGGTTATGATACGGCTCTCAATACCGTAATGGAAGCGGTGGATAAAATTCGTGATACGGCTAACTCGCATCAACGATTATTTTTTGTAGAAGTAATGGGTCGTGATGCTGGATTTATAGCCTTGAATAGCGGCATAGCAGCTGGAGCTATTGAGATATTGATACCAGAGACCAAATATGATATGGATGAGTTTTTTACCAATATAGAAAAAGGAGCTATCAAAGGGAAAATTTCAAACATAGTCATAGTAGCAGAGGGTGAAAAAAGCACGAATATTTACGAACTGGCAGAAGCTACCAAAAAGCGATTTCCAGATTACGAAGTACGTATTTCCATATTAGGTCATATTCAGCGAGGAGGGAGCCCTAGTTGCGCCGATCGTGTACTTGCCAGTCGTCTTGGCGTAGCTGCTATCGATGGATTATTAGAGGGTAAAAGTTCAGTCATGGCTGGCATAAAAGCCAATCAAGTAGTTTATACTCCATTTGTAGATGCTATCAAAAAACATAACGAGTTAGAACCCCACCTGATAAAAACTTCAAATATCTTAGCTTAGAAAATACTTTCTGACTCATAACAAAACTTTTAAAAATAAATATGATAAGAATCGCAATCAACGGCCTCGGACGAATAGGCAAATTAGTTTTAATAGAATCCATACAAAGAAAAGATATACAAGTTGTAGGTATTAATGATATTATATCCACAGATTATATGGCCTATATGCTTCGCTACGACTCTACGCATGGGCGTTTTCAAGGAGAAGTTTCTTATGATGAAAATCACCTGATTGTCAATGGTAAAAAAATAAGAGTTACCAATAAAAAAGATCCTAATGAACTACCCTGGGGAGAATTGGAGGTCGATGTCGTGATGGAAGCTACCGGTATTTTCTTAACCAAAGAAACCGCCATGGGACATATCAATGCAGGTGCTAAGCGAGTCTTGATGACGGGTCCATCTAAAGATGATACACCTATGTTTGTAATGGGCGTCAATCATCATCAACTGACCCGAGATATAAATATCATTTCCAATGCGAGTTGTACCACGAATTGTCTGGCGCCACTAGCTAAAATTATGCATGATAACTTCGGAATAGAAGAAGCACTCATGACCACAGTTCATGCTGTTACTGCTACACAGCGTATTGTGGAC
Encoded proteins:
- a CDS encoding sigma-54-dependent Fis family transcriptional regulator, which codes for MALILVIDDEKSIRNSLKEILEFEGYEVHTAENGLEGLNLIKDDDYDLVICDIKMPKMDGKELLSKVQSLETPPKFIMISGHGNVDTAIESVKMGAFDYIPKPPDMNKLLITVKNALENRVLKEETKILKKRIELSKEITGESSTIKKIKATIEKVAPTDARVLITGENGTGKELVARWIHEKSHRAKGPFIEVNCAAIPNELIESELFGHEKGSFTSAINQRKGKFELAHGGTLFLDEIGDMDLAAQSKVLRALQEAKITRIGGDKDINVDVRVIAATNKKLDHEITMGNFRMDLYHRLSVILIHVPTLNERKEDIPTLANQFCEEICSNQGIPVKQITPYALKMLQDYEWTGNIRELRNVIERLVILGGAKISDEDVQNYAYKGIQLSSNMNTEVFDQYPKFQDFKEHIEKQFIEYKLNQFNWNVSKTADEIDIQRSHLYNKIEKFNLKRGDNS
- a CDS encoding class I SAM-dependent methyltransferase yields the protein MNNYRAILAQDSSDFSYITNDRTITTTTANRYHRTSISDRYGRILMTAAKQVKANNFLELGTSLGVSTAYLFFSLPTIHGITIDSNTHAIKKTKAFFDTQFSNHNIKFINETFDAVLTPKLKEIQNLDFAFIDGDHRYESTLRYVKTILPYLSENAAIVLDDIRWSKDMYKTWSELIELPEFNYTIDFGRIGILYKINNHSHKQHFYLH
- the pfkA gene encoding 6-phosphofructokinase, with the protein product MKNNKIGVLTSGGDSPGMNAAIRAVFKTCAAYGIACYGIRRGYQGLIENDIFEMQALDVKQIIHLGGTILLSARSKDFLDYEGRAKAYQNLKNHNIDALITIGGDGTFTGAMIFEKEFGIPIIGIPGTIDNDIFGTDNTIGYDTALNTVMEAVDKIRDTANSHQRLFFVEVMGRDAGFIALNSGIAAGAIEILIPETKYDMDEFFTNIEKGAIKGKISNIVIVAEGEKSTNIYELAEATKKRFPDYEVRISILGHIQRGGSPSCADRVLASRLGVAAIDGLLEGKSSVMAGIKANQVVYTPFVDAIKKHNELEPHLIKTSNILA
- a CDS encoding DUF2461 domain-containing protein codes for the protein MLTKNFFQFLKELAKNNNKNWFDLNRARYESDVKKPFEEFVIILGNELNKFDAEIQGDFKKNIFRINKDIRFSKDKSPYKTNRSVAFSLNGKKDHEDPGYYLELGAEKSYIAGGAWCPSPEKLQKIRSEIYYNTEEFHKILKDKKFATTFGDIQGERSKILPKDIKDWASDSDYIYHKQFYFSKEFDNREVLDKDFTKKVATWFSHGYDVNQFLRRAMRD
- the gap gene encoding type I glyceraldehyde-3-phosphate dehydrogenase, which translates into the protein MIRIAINGLGRIGKLVLIESIQRKDIQVVGINDIISTDYMAYMLRYDSTHGRFQGEVSYDENHLIVNGKKIRVTNKKDPNELPWGELEVDVVMEATGIFLTKETAMGHINAGAKRVLMTGPSKDDTPMFVMGVNHHQLTRDINIISNASCTTNCLAPLAKIMHDNFGIEEALMTTVHAVTATQRIVDGQSSKDWRGGRAGLTNIIPSTTGAAKAVAKVIPELDRKITGMAFRVPTIDVSVVDLTVKIKKSTSYAEIQEVIKRASENEMKGIVAYTEDDVVSSDMLGMRETCIFDAKAGIMLNPNFVKLVAWYDNEIGYSNKLLDLVEVWG